The Pseudoalteromonas nigrifaciens genome segment TCTGGGTTGAGTGTGTTTGAATGCCAAATAAACCACGGCGATACATTAGTATGCGAAGCAAAAATTAATGTTTTTCAGCCCGAAAATCCGCTGGAATTTATAAGAGAAAATCAATGACAAAACGAGTTTTAGTTACAGGTTCAAGCCGTGGCATAGGCAGGGCTATTGCGCTTAAATTAGCATCGCAAGGGTACGACATTACAGTGCATTGTAAAAGTGGTGTGGCAGATGCACAAGCAACTTGCGCAGCAATACAGGCATTAGGCCAAGCTACTAGCTTATTACAATTTGATGTATGCGACAGAGCCGCCGCCAAAACACAAATAGAGCAAGACATAGCCCAGCATGGCGCTTATTACGCCGTGGTATGTAACGCGGGTATAACCAATGATATGGCGTTTCCGGCAATGCAAGGCGAGGACTGGGATTGCGTTATTCGTACCGGACTTGATGGCTTTTATAATGTAGTGCACCCCACGGTAATGCCTATGGTGCAAAACCGTAAAGGCGGGCGTATTGTAACTATGGCTTCTGTATCGGGTATTGCCGGTAACCGTGGGCAAGTAAATTACAGTGCGGCAAAAGCCGGTATTATTGGCGCTACTAAAGCGTTGTCGTTAGAGCTGGCTAAGCGAAAAATAACCGTAAACTGCGTTGCACCTGGGTTAATAGAAACCGCAATGACTGACGAGTTACCGGTAGACGAAATGCTAAAAATGATCCCGCTTAAGCGTATGGGCACAGTAGAGGAAGTTGCGGGTACTGTGGCATTTTTAATCTCAGATGATGCGGCCTACATTACCCGCCAAGTCATTTCAGTTAACGGCGGTATGGTGTAATGAAGCGTGTTGTAGTGACAGGTATGTCGGTGATCACCGCACTTGGCGATGAATGGTCGGTATTTAAACAAGCACTGATCAGAGGCGAAAATGCAGTGACCACTATGGCACAGTGGGACAAAGCACCAGAGCTTAATACGCGTTTAGCGGCGCCGGTTACTCATTTTGAGCGACCGAGCCATTATAAGCGTAAACAAATACGCTCAATGGGGCGAGTGGCGCTTATGTCAACACGCGCTACAGAGTGCGCGTTAGAGCAAGCCCAATTGCTTAATCATAGTAGCTTAACCGATGGTTCTACGGGGATTTCTTATGGCTCATCTATAGGCTCAACCCCGCCGTTACTCGCGTTTGCTAATATGATGGAGTCGGGCTCTATGTCTGGGGTAACAGCCACTAGTTATATTCAAATGATGGCGCATACTGCTCCAGTTAATGTTGGAGTGTTTTTTGGCTTAAAAGGGCGAGTGATCACCACAAGCTCAGCCTGTACCTCGGGCTCACAAGGTATTGGTTATGCCTATGAAGCAATAAAATTTGGTCGTCAAAAGGTGATGGTTGCTGGTGGTGCAGAGGAGTTATGCATTACCGAAGCCGCAGTATTTGATACCTTATATGCTACCAGCACAAAAAACGACACACCCACATTAACCCCTAGGCCATTTGATAAAGACCGTGATGGATTAGTGATTGGCGAAGGTGCTGGCACACTGATTTTAGAAGAGTACGAACACGCAAAGGCCCGTGGTGCCACTATACTGGCAGAAGTGGTGGGTTTTGGTTGTAATAGTGATGGTGAGCATGTTACTCAGCCTACCTCTAAAACAATGCAAATAGCGATTGAACAGGCCCTACAAGATGCTAATTTAACTGCCCAGCAAATTGGTTATGTAAGTGCGCACGGCACTTCAACCGATCGAGGCGATATAGCAGAGTCGCATGCCACTTTTAACGCTTTAGGGGCAAAACCCATTAGCTCTTTAAAAAGTTATTTAGGCCACACTTTGGGCGCATGCGGTGCTATTGAAGCGTGGGCGACGATTAATATGATGAATGATAACTGGTTTGCCCCCACAATAAACCTCACCGAGGTAGATAACGACTGCGCTCAACTTGACTACATAACAGAGCAAGGGCGAGAAATTAACACCGATTATGTAATGAGTAATAACTTTGCTTTTGGCGGTATTAATACCTCTTTAATATTTAAACGCTATAAAACAGATTAAACCATGCAAAAGTAAAGTAATGACTAACTGTTAGCACTTTTTTACTGTATAATTTGCGACCCTTGATAATGTGGCCGCAGGTTATATACCATGAATTTTAAATCTTTTAGTTTTGCTCCTGAACTTGTTCAGGCGTTAGACGAACTTAACTATCACACCCTTACGCCCATTCAGCGCGCAGCAATTCCTGCTGTTCGTAAAGGTAAAGACGTTTTAGCAAGTGCACAAACGGGGACGGGTAAAACCGCCGCGTTTGCGCTACCAATTATTCAAAAATTATTTGAGTCTGAAGTAAGCACTACTAATGCCCCGCATGCTTTAGTTTTAGCGCCTACGCGCGAACTTGCAGAGCAAATAGCAAATAACTTTAAAGACTTCGCAAAACACACTTCGTTAAAAGTAGTCAGCTTATTTGGCGGTGTTAACACCGCAGGCCAAGCTAATGCACTTAAAGAAGGTGTTGATATTGTAGTAGCAACGCCAGGGCGTTTACTTGATCATATTCGCTTAGGTAACTTAAGCCTTGCCAGCGTAAAGCACTTAGTACTTGATGAAGCCGACCGTATGCTCGATATGGGCTTTATTGAAGAGATGCAAGGCGTTATAAAAAGCTGCGCTGACGATCGTCAAATCTTGTTGTTTTCAGCCACTTTCCCAGCAGCAATTAAACAGTTTGCATCTAAAGTATTAAAACAGCCAGAAATAGTACGTGTTGATCAAACAAACAGTACTGCTAGCACTGTAGCGCATGTGGTTTACCCAGTTGAAGAGCGCCGTAAGCAAGAGCTGCTTTCTGAGCTAATTGGTAAGAAAAACTGGCAGCAAGTGTTAGTATTTGTAAACATGAAAGAAACAGCCGATGAGCTAGTAACAGAGCTTAACCTTGATGGTATTCCGGCTGCGGTTTGTCATGGCGATAAGTCACAAGGTAATCGTCGTCGTGCGCTGCGTGAATTTAAAGAAGGTAAAGTACGTGTATTAGTGGCAACAGAAGTTGCGGCGCGTGGTATTGATATTGATGGTTTACCGCGTGTAATTAATATTGACTTACCTTGGCTTGCAGAGGACTACGTACATCGTATTGGTCGTACTGGCCGCGCAGGTAAAGAAGGCCAAGCAATTTCGTTTGTAAGCCGTGAAGAAGAAAACATGTTGTTTGAAATTGAAACCTTAATTGGTCAAAAAATTAAACGTGTTTACTTAGAAGGCTATGCAGTAAGTAACCGTGAAGTATTAATTGATAAAATTGGCAAAAAGCCTGCACACTTACGTCGTACTCGTGCTAATAAGCCATCTGGTCAAGCAACTGGCGAAGCAAGAGCAGTAAATCGCTCACGTATTTCTAAAATACGTAAAAGCTTAAAAGGCGAAAAACTGTCGCTTAAAAAGTAATTAATAATGCGCTAACCTAATATGGTTATTTGCAGTTACAAAAAAACCTGAGCTTGCTCAGGTTTTTTTATGGCTTAATTTAATAAAACGCTTATTTTGCGTTTTCTAGCATTGAAAGCGCCACCGCTTCAGCGGCTTTAATACCATCAATACCTGCCGATAAAATACCACCGGCATAGCCTGCGCCTTCGCCAGAAGGGTAAAGCCCTTTAGTATTAATACTTTGAAGTGTTTTATCGCGCTTAATACTTACCGGCGAAGAGGTACGTGTTTCTACACCTGTTAGTAAGCCATCATTAGTTGAAAAACCACGAATTTGCTTATTAAATGCCGGAATTGCTTCACGCAGAGCATCAATTGCATATTTAGGTAATACATCGGCTAAATCGGTTAATTTAATACCCGGCGTATAAGATGATTGCACATCGCCTAAAGCTGATGACGATTTACCCTTTAAAAAGTCGCCAATAAGTTGTGCTGGCGCATCGTAATTACTGCCGCCAAGTTCGTATGCTTTTTTTTCAAGTTTACGTTGTAACTCAATACCCGCTAATGGGTGACCCGGGAAGTCTTGCTCTGGCGAAATACCTACAACAATAGCGCTGTTTGCATTGCGCTCACTACGAGAATATTGGCTCATACCATTGGTAACAACTAGGCCTTCTTCAGAGGTGGCTGCAACCACAGTCCCCCCTGGGCACATACAAAAACTATATACGGTACGGCCATTATCACAGTGGTGAACTAGTTTGTAATCAGCAGAGCCCAAAATGGGGTTACCTGCATTGTCACCAAAGCGGCACTCATCGATCATAGATTGCTTATGCTCGATCCTAAAGCCCACCGAAAATGGTTTAGCTTCCATGTAAATACCTTTTTTATATAGCATATCAAAGGTATCACGGGCACTGTGACCCACAGCAAGCACTACATGGCGGGTATTTAGCTGCTCGCCATTTGACAAGGTTAAGCCCGTTACTTGGCCGTCTTCTAAATGAATGTCGTCTACGCGAGTGCTAAAGCGAATTTCGCCGCCAAGTTCTACAATATGCGCGCGCATTTTTTCAATCATAGTTACCAGTTTAAAGGTTCCTATGTGTGGCTTACTTACGTATAAAATTTCTTCTGGCGCGCCAGCGGCAACAAACTCGGTAATAACTTTACGGCCATAATGTTTTGGATCTTTTACTTGGCTGTATAATTTTCCGTCGGAGAATGTACCTGCGCCGCCTTCACCAAATTGTACATTTGACTCGGTATTTAGTGCGCGCTTACGCCAAAAACCAAAGGTATCTTTAGTGCGCTCGCGTACTTCTTTACCACGCTCTAATATAATTGGCTTAAAGCCCATTTGTGCCAACACTAAACCTGCAAATAAACCACAAGGGCCAAAGCCAATTACGACAGGGCGCTCTTTTAAATCGTTATTTGCCTGGGCAACAAACTTATAAGCGGTGTCGGGTGCTACTTTTACATGCTGATCTTTGGCAAAAGTTGTGAGTAACTGCTCTTCGTTATCAACGCTTATATCTAAGGTATAAATAAGTAAAATAGCTGTTTTTTTACGGGCATCGTAACCACGTTTAAACACATTAAAACTATGTAACTGTTCTGGCGTTATTTTTAGCTTACTGACAATGGCATCTTTAATTGCATTTTCGTCATGATCTAGCGGTAGTTTTATCTCGGTTAAACGTATCATTTTGTCTCTTTTAGGTGTCTTAGCGGGCTTTTAATTACCGCTCACAATAAGGGGAGTAGCGCAAATAGCACCACAAAACATTAGGCGCTTATTTTACGTTAAATTACGCTATTATGGCACTTATATATTGTATTTTAGCCTTGGTTGGGTATGATCCGCCGTTGTCGTTATAAAACCTTAGGCATTGAACCATTATGGCATTTGTAGTCACCGAAAACTGTATTAAATGTAAGTACACAGATTGCGTATCAGTGTGCCCAGCAGATGCATTTTTTGAAGGCCCTAACTTTTTAGCTATAAGCCCAATTGATTGCATTGACTGTGGTTTATGCGTACCTGAATGTTCAGCTGATGCTATTTATCAAGAAGATGAATTACCAGAGTCACAACAAGAGTTTACCGAACTAAATGCCGAGCTTGCACTTATATGGCCACGCATTACGCAGGCAAAACCAGCCCCAGCCGATGCTGATGAGTGGAATGGTATTGCTGATAAACTCAAGCTTATTGAAACCTAATCGCTGCGCTTAAATACTTCTTTATTATTAATTAGTTAATGTTATGCAAAAAACTATTTGCAAGGTATTAACAAATCCATTGGTATAAACTACAATCCACGCCAGAAATTACTCTTATTGAGTAATTTAAGTCTAAATGGATGTTTATGCAGTACTTAATAATAATAAAAAAACAATCAGTGTTCTTTATTTTAAGCTTTTTCTTTCTTTTACTCACCACTCCAAGCGCGCTTGCCAATAAACAACACTATTCACTCACGCGTATTAATAAAAATATAACAGTAGATGGGGTAATGAATGAGGCACATTGGCAAGATGCCACGCGCATTGCATTGCAGTTTCAAGATGAACCAAATGAAAAAGGTACGCCACCGGTAAAAACCGATGCTTATATATACGAAGACGGCAGTAACTTATATGTAGCGTTTGTTGCACACGATCCTGACCCAACGCACATTCGCGCTGCACTGCGAGATCGCGATACTCTGTGGCAAGATGACACCGTGGCACTAGTAATTGATACCTTTAATGATGAGCGCTCTGGTTGTGAATTTTATGTGAACCCGCTAGGGGCTCAGGGCGATATTCGCATGACCGACACCGATGGCTGGCAACAAGACCTTTCTTGGAATGCCATTTGGGATAGCGCAGGCAAGGTTACTGAGCAAGGTTATGTGGTAGAAATGCGTATTCCTTTTAAAGCGCTGCGTTTTGCACAAAATAAAGAGCAATTAACCTGGGGTTTTGCCCTAATGCGCAATTATCAACGAGATGTGCTTTATCAGTTATCAAACATTGGGTTTGATCGCGATATTAAGTGCAGCCTTTGCCAGTTTGATAAACTTACCGGCTTTGAAAAAATAACGGCCAGCAAAAACCTGCAATTAACGCCTACTTTAACTGCGCTGCGTAACGATACCAAATCACAGTTACCGGGTGATTGGGAAAATGGCGATGTAAACGCCGAAGTGGGTATAGATTTACGCTGGGGCTTAAGCCAAGACGCCGTTATAAACGCCACTATAAATCCAGACTTCTCGCAAGTGGAAACCGACTCTCTGGCGCTGGATATTAATACCACTTACTCTATATACTATGAAGAAAAACGGCCGTTTTTTTTAGACGGTGCGTCATATTTTAAAAGTAGTTTATTTGAGCTTTTATATACTCGCACCATTGCAGAGCCTAATCTAGGCGCTAAATTAACCGGCAAAACAGCTAATCACAGTTATGCGGTGATGTTTGCCGATGACGACAATAGCAATATTTTACTGCCAACTAATCAGGGCTCAGGATTTGCAAGCTTAAACGAAAATACCAAAGTGGCAGTGGCGCGTTACCAGTACGATATTGGCCAGCAAGGCACTGTAGGGATTTCAAGTACGCATCGTGAAGGTGATGACTATCGCAATACGGTTTTATCAGTTGACGGTAGTTACTGGTTTAATCAATCAGACACCTTAAGTTATCAAGTTGCGAGCAGTGATACCCGCAACTCAGCATTTTTAGTTGAAAATTATAACCTGTCACAAACACAATCCGATCAAGCGTATGCAATTAAGCTCACCCGCGATAAACGCGATTATAAATTATTCGCAGAGTACGAAAATATTGGCGCAGATTATCGTGCCGATTTAGGCTATCAAGCTAAGGTCGATTACGAAAAAGTTATTTTAGGAGGCGGGCAAACCTGGTATCGAGATGAAAATGATTTAGTTACCTCTTGGTCATATGTAGCTGATTGGGATAAAACTTGGGCGAAAAATGGCGATTTACTTGAGCAAGAGTACGAAGGTTATTTAAGCTTTAAAGGCCAAAAACAGTCTATTTTCGAAATAGGGCTGATACATAGGTATGAAAATTATAACACTAATTTTTATAATCAAAACATTGGTTATATTTACAGCGGATTTAAACCAACAAAAGATCTTAGGCTGTCTTTGTATGTTGAATATGGGAGTCGCATTGACTACAGTAATGAGCAACTAGGTGACGCCTTTGATACCCAAACTCAAGCGGTGTGGGATATAAACAATCATTGGCAAGTTGACAAAAGCATAGCTACAGCCAATTAGACAACCCACAAGGGGAGCGTGTTTTTACAGCTAACCTAATTGATTTTAGGCTTTACTATAAATTTAATATGCGCTCAATGCTAAAGCTTATTTGGCAATTTGAAGATATTGATCGCAACGAAAATGCTTATTTTTATCAAGTGAACCAAACTAATAAAGATTACGGCAGCCAACTCGTTTATTCGTACAAAATTAATGCGCAAACATTATTTTACTTAGGGTATTCAGATAAAGGTTACCAAGATGATTCACTTAAAAGCTTAGAGCGCGACCAGCGCACCTTTTTTACTAAAGTCAGTTACGCATGGCAGCTTTAAGTAAGGTAAAAAACAACTCGAGTAGGGCTAGCAAGGATGATGGTTTGGATAAGTTTATCAACGCTTATAAAAGTAGATGCTTTAATAATTTAATAGCTTGAAAACTATGTAAAAAGGGTATTACGATTGCCATTGATGATTTTGCACTGGTTTTAGCTTTGTAAGTACTTTGGCTGATTTACCTATACATGTGATTAAAATTGCTCGATCTTTTATTACTCAAGCAAATAAAAGTAAAAATGCCACTTAACTTAAGTGGCATTTTTTTGCTAAGTAATAGCATTCATTTAATTAATTAAGTTTATAAATTAAACGTACGTGATACGGCCAACACCAGGCGCTCATCTGTGTAGTCGTAATCTAAGCTGGTGTTCTCGGCGGCAACTTCAATATTAAAGCCTTCATAGCTAGTTTTGTATGCTAAGCGGTAATGGTTGTAAGATTTTTTTTCATTGCTATCCCACGCGTATTTTTTACCGTCTA includes the following:
- the fdxA gene encoding ferredoxin FdxA, which gives rise to MAFVVTENCIKCKYTDCVSVCPADAFFEGPNFLAISPIDCIDCGLCVPECSADAIYQEDELPESQQEFTELNAELALIWPRITQAKPAPADADEWNGIADKLKLIET
- a CDS encoding NAD(P)/FAD-dependent oxidoreductase; the protein is MIRLTEIKLPLDHDENAIKDAIVSKLKITPEQLHSFNVFKRGYDARKKTAILLIYTLDISVDNEEQLLTTFAKDQHVKVAPDTAYKFVAQANNDLKERPVVIGFGPCGLFAGLVLAQMGFKPIILERGKEVRERTKDTFGFWRKRALNTESNVQFGEGGAGTFSDGKLYSQVKDPKHYGRKVITEFVAAGAPEEILYVSKPHIGTFKLVTMIEKMRAHIVELGGEIRFSTRVDDIHLEDGQVTGLTLSNGEQLNTRHVVLAVGHSARDTFDMLYKKGIYMEAKPFSVGFRIEHKQSMIDECRFGDNAGNPILGSADYKLVHHCDNGRTVYSFCMCPGGTVVAATSEEGLVVTNGMSQYSRSERNANSAIVVGISPEQDFPGHPLAGIELQRKLEKKAYELGGSNYDAPAQLIGDFLKGKSSSALGDVQSSYTPGIKLTDLADVLPKYAIDALREAIPAFNKQIRGFSTNDGLLTGVETRTSSPVSIKRDKTLQSINTKGLYPSGEGAGYAGGILSAGIDGIKAAEAVALSMLENAK
- the fabG gene encoding 3-ketoacyl-ACP reductase FabG2; the encoded protein is MTKRVLVTGSSRGIGRAIALKLASQGYDITVHCKSGVADAQATCAAIQALGQATSLLQFDVCDRAAAKTQIEQDIAQHGAYYAVVCNAGITNDMAFPAMQGEDWDCVIRTGLDGFYNVVHPTVMPMVQNRKGGRIVTMASVSGIAGNRGQVNYSAAKAGIIGATKALSLELAKRKITVNCVAPGLIETAMTDELPVDEMLKMIPLKRMGTVEEVAGTVAFLISDDAAYITRQVISVNGGMV
- a CDS encoding beta-ketoacyl-ACP synthase produces the protein MKRVVVTGMSVITALGDEWSVFKQALIRGENAVTTMAQWDKAPELNTRLAAPVTHFERPSHYKRKQIRSMGRVALMSTRATECALEQAQLLNHSSLTDGSTGISYGSSIGSTPPLLAFANMMESGSMSGVTATSYIQMMAHTAPVNVGVFFGLKGRVITTSSACTSGSQGIGYAYEAIKFGRQKVMVAGGAEELCITEAAVFDTLYATSTKNDTPTLTPRPFDKDRDGLVIGEGAGTLILEEYEHAKARGATILAEVVGFGCNSDGEHVTQPTSKTMQIAIEQALQDANLTAQQIGYVSAHGTSTDRGDIAESHATFNALGAKPISSLKSYLGHTLGACGAIEAWATINMMNDNWFAPTINLTEVDNDCAQLDYITEQGREINTDYVMSNNFAFGGINTSLIFKRYKTD
- a CDS encoding DEAD/DEAH box helicase yields the protein MNFKSFSFAPELVQALDELNYHTLTPIQRAAIPAVRKGKDVLASAQTGTGKTAAFALPIIQKLFESEVSTTNAPHALVLAPTRELAEQIANNFKDFAKHTSLKVVSLFGGVNTAGQANALKEGVDIVVATPGRLLDHIRLGNLSLASVKHLVLDEADRMLDMGFIEEMQGVIKSCADDRQILLFSATFPAAIKQFASKVLKQPEIVRVDQTNSTASTVAHVVYPVEERRKQELLSELIGKKNWQQVLVFVNMKETADELVTELNLDGIPAAVCHGDKSQGNRRRALREFKEGKVRVLVATEVAARGIDIDGLPRVINIDLPWLAEDYVHRIGRTGRAGKEGQAISFVSREEENMLFEIETLIGQKIKRVYLEGYAVSNREVLIDKIGKKPAHLRRTRANKPSGQATGEARAVNRSRISKIRKSLKGEKLSLKK